In Flavobacterium okayamense, a single window of DNA contains:
- a CDS encoding tetratricopeptide repeat-containing sensor histidine kinase, producing MKYLLAFTLVLIFFSCKRDENNLPNSSKLENHFIEAYNLELNRDDRIKHVDSAYSIVNNKNERDSLQLKNIFKVANRYFTLLEYDNYFKVSKEALSLSKALKDTLQIAKAEYYIGDYYFYNFKNDSAYYYYLRAKDKYEKKTDKYNLAITTLHIARVLLFEKDFLGSEIETINALKIAQEINDNEIIHQCYDNLGRVLEGQKNYEKSIEYYFKSLEELKKSDKNINTGLLEVQAYNNIGHVYLNAKSYNRALNIYNKALEVKETKELHPGLYASVLSLYAYTNFKLKKDAINDFNEALKIRDSINDVAGKINSRIHLTEYYLEKKDTLNAKKLNQEAYQLAKESNYNKEVLTTLDFFTKIEPKKGLQYAQEYIKLSDSLQEQERNTRNKLARIEFETDQIIIEKEAITNKLSTIVLVFLVLFSIGSLLYIVLYLRSRQKQLVFAHQQQQANEKIYQMMIEQQVKIDEARNSEKKRIARELHDGVMNKLASTRLNLFVLNKRTDEETIQKCLPHINEIQNIEKEVRSIAHELTAESYTNNNFKNILVDFLEKQKPLTESNLVYNIDENIPWETIETKIKMNLYRILQEALFNTNKYAEAKNISIEFIKNENSLLVNISDDGKGFDTSKKKKGIGIKNMQERADDINAEFKLKSGPNKGTQISLVLNKIY from the coding sequence TTGAAATATTTATTAGCTTTTACCCTAGTATTAATTTTCTTTTCATGTAAAAGAGATGAAAATAATTTACCCAATTCAAGTAAATTAGAAAATCATTTTATTGAAGCATACAATCTTGAATTAAATAGAGACGATAGAATTAAGCATGTTGATTCAGCTTATTCAATTGTTAACAATAAAAATGAAAGAGATTCTTTACAATTAAAAAATATTTTTAAAGTAGCTAACAGGTATTTTACTTTGTTAGAATATGATAATTATTTTAAAGTATCAAAAGAGGCTTTAAGTTTATCTAAAGCCTTAAAAGACACTCTTCAAATTGCTAAAGCAGAATATTATATAGGAGATTATTATTTTTATAATTTTAAAAATGATAGTGCATATTATTATTATCTAAGAGCTAAAGATAAATATGAAAAAAAGACTGATAAATACAATTTAGCAATAACGACCTTACATATTGCAAGAGTCTTATTATTTGAAAAAGATTTTTTAGGAAGTGAAATTGAAACAATTAACGCTTTAAAAATTGCTCAAGAAATAAATGACAATGAAATAATTCATCAATGTTATGATAATTTAGGTAGAGTTCTAGAAGGTCAAAAAAATTATGAAAAATCAATTGAGTATTATTTTAAATCACTTGAAGAATTAAAAAAATCAGATAAAAACATAAATACAGGTCTTTTAGAAGTTCAAGCTTATAATAATATTGGTCATGTATATTTAAATGCAAAATCCTATAACAGAGCTTTGAATATATACAACAAGGCTTTAGAGGTTAAAGAAACAAAAGAGTTACATCCAGGACTATATGCATCTGTTCTTAGTTTATATGCCTATACAAATTTTAAATTAAAAAAAGATGCTATAAATGACTTTAATGAAGCATTAAAAATTAGAGATAGTATTAACGATGTTGCAGGAAAAATCAACAGCCGTATCCACCTTACAGAATATTATTTAGAAAAAAAAGATACCCTTAATGCCAAAAAATTAAACCAAGAGGCTTATCAACTCGCCAAAGAATCTAACTACAACAAAGAAGTCTTAACTACTTTAGATTTTTTTACCAAAATAGAGCCCAAAAAAGGCTTACAATACGCCCAAGAATACATAAAACTTAGCGACAGTTTACAAGAACAAGAGAGAAATACTCGAAATAAATTAGCGCGAATTGAATTTGAAACCGATCAAATTATAATTGAAAAAGAAGCGATTACTAATAAGCTTTCTACAATTGTACTAGTTTTTCTTGTGTTGTTTTCCATAGGATCATTACTATACATAGTTCTTTATTTAAGAAGCAGACAAAAGCAATTAGTTTTTGCACATCAACAACAACAAGCAAACGAGAAGATCTATCAAATGATGATTGAGCAACAAGTAAAAATAGACGAAGCTAGAAATTCAGAGAAGAAGAGAATTGCAAGAGAATTACATGATGGAGTTATGAATAAATTAGCCAGTACAAGACTAAATTTATTTGTTTTAAATAAAAGAACTGACGAAGAAACAATCCAAAAATGTTTACCACATATTAACGAAATTCAAAATATAGAAAAAGAAGTAAGAAGTATAGCTCACGAATTAACAGCCGAATCATATACAAATAATAACTTTAAAAATATTTTAGTTGATTTCCTTGAAAAACAGAAACCACTAACGGAATCAAATTTAGTATATAATATTGATGAAAACATTCCATGGGAAACTATTGAGACTAAAATTAAAATGAACTTATATAGAATTTTACAAGAAGCTCTTTTTAATACAAACAAATATGCCGAAGCCAAAAATATTTCTATAGAATTCATTAAGAATGAAAATTCTTTACTGGTCAATATAAGTGATGATGGAAAGGGTTTTGATACTTCTAAAAAGAAAAAAGGAATTGGTATTAAAAACATGCAGGAAAGAGCCGATGATATAAATGCAGAATTTAAATTAAAATCAGGACCCAATAAAGGCACACAAATTTCGTTAGTTTTAAATAAGATATATTAG
- a CDS encoding metallophosphoesterase family protein: MRKLVVGDVHGGLKALKQTLERAKVTPNDLIIFLGDYVDGWSESSKVIDFLIHFQSTHNCICLLGNHDELLLEWLETGEENLVWLQHGGQVTVNEYQLLSPDKIQQHIKFIKSLPTFHLDDKNRLFLHAGFTSYKGIEFEYYKKLFYWDRTLWETALALDSNLSKDDLFYPKRFNLYNEIYIGHTPVTQINETIPVNKACIWNIDTGAAFKGKLTIMDVDTKEFWQSDVLPELYPNEKGRN; the protein is encoded by the coding sequence ATGCGTAAATTAGTTGTTGGTGATGTTCATGGAGGTTTAAAAGCCTTAAAACAAACTCTTGAAAGGGCAAAAGTGACTCCAAATGATCTTATTATTTTCTTAGGTGATTATGTTGATGGTTGGAGTGAGTCGTCTAAGGTGATTGATTTTTTAATCCATTTTCAGTCGACACATAATTGTATTTGTTTATTAGGAAATCACGACGAATTACTATTAGAATGGTTGGAAACTGGTGAAGAAAATTTGGTTTGGCTTCAACATGGAGGACAAGTTACTGTAAATGAATATCAACTATTAAGTCCTGATAAAATTCAGCAGCATATCAAGTTTATTAAGTCTTTGCCAACTTTTCATTTGGATGATAAAAACAGATTGTTTCTTCATGCCGGTTTTACGAGTTATAAAGGAATTGAATTCGAATATTATAAAAAGCTTTTTTATTGGGACCGAACACTTTGGGAAACAGCTTTGGCTTTAGATTCAAATCTTTCTAAAGACGATTTATTTTATCCTAAAAGATTCAATTTGTATAACGAAATTTACATTGGCCACACACCAGTTACCCAAATTAATGAAACAATTCCGGTTAACAAAGCTTGTATTTGGAATATAGATACTGGTGCTGCATTTAAAGGAAAACTAACAATTATGGATGTAGACACCAAAGAATTTTGGCAAAGTGATGTTTTACCTGAATTATATCCAAACGAAAAAGGTCGGAATTAA
- a CDS encoding DUF6646 family protein, giving the protein MKKIVFILTFFSAFAQGQVFSGKGDQKFQIGANFQDHGNGIIGTYDHGLGKNFSIGGVACYLLGVEEVLGDKPNFEDRFDLKARFSAHIADIFDIEEKFDFYPGLDIGLKNFGAHLGARYFFTDGIGIYSEVQFPIAQYDTDVVGFENYNNQFNFSIGASFNL; this is encoded by the coding sequence ATGAAAAAAATAGTTTTTATACTTACTTTTTTTTCTGCTTTTGCTCAAGGGCAAGTTTTTAGTGGAAAAGGAGATCAAAAATTTCAAATTGGCGCTAATTTTCAAGATCACGGAAATGGTATTATTGGCACTTATGATCATGGTTTAGGAAAAAACTTTTCAATTGGAGGAGTAGCATGCTATTTGTTAGGAGTTGAAGAAGTTTTAGGAGATAAACCAAATTTTGAAGATCGTTTTGATTTAAAAGCCCGTTTTAGTGCTCATATTGCAGATATATTTGATATTGAAGAAAAGTTTGATTTTTACCCTGGTTTAGATATTGGTTTAAAAAACTTTGGTGCACATTTAGGTGCTCGTTATTTCTTTACCGATGGAATAGGAATTTATTCGGAAGTACAATTCCCAATTGCGCAATATGATACCGATGTTGTGGGATTTGAAAATTATAATAATCAATTTAACTTCTCAATTGGAGCAAGTTTTAATTTATAG
- a CDS encoding PhnA domain-containing protein: MSIVTEKRLKDRSGSVCEISGSDENLVVYLVEPKTEDIPENCILITKSLKEQIENKELMNPNDWRGLSDSMWNENLPVQIVSWRMLARLKNYDLLDMMYLDEEALEWAKATGEDEDEEGKIVHKDSNGNILQDGDSVVLIKDLDVKGANFTAKRGAPVHNIKLVWDNAEQIEGRVEGQHIVILTQYVKKTK; the protein is encoded by the coding sequence ATGAGTATAGTTACAGAAAAAAGATTAAAAGATAGAAGCGGTTCGGTTTGTGAAATTAGTGGAAGCGATGAAAACTTAGTGGTTTATTTAGTAGAACCAAAAACAGAAGATATTCCTGAAAATTGCATTTTAATTACAAAGTCGTTAAAAGAGCAAATCGAAAACAAAGAATTGATGAATCCTAATGATTGGAGAGGTTTATCAGATAGTATGTGGAATGAAAATTTACCCGTACAAATCGTTTCTTGGCGAATGTTAGCTCGTTTAAAAAATTATGATTTATTAGACATGATGTATCTTGATGAAGAGGCATTAGAATGGGCAAAAGCAACTGGGGAAGACGAAGATGAGGAAGGTAAAATTGTACATAAGGATTCTAATGGAAACATTTTACAAGATGGCGACTCGGTAGTTTTAATTAAAGATTTAGACGTAAAAGGTGCCAACTTTACCGCAAAACGAGGCGCCCCTGTTCATAACATCAAATTAGTTTGGGACAATGCCGAACAAATTGAAGGTCGTGTGGAAGGCCAACATATCGTTATTTTAACGCAATACGTAAAGAAAACGAAGTAA
- the amaB gene encoding L-piperidine-6-carboxylate dehydrogenase: MSTIAQSTVAEQFGMKEALQVLGVKEINEGTSTGSEWFSNGEIIESYSPVDGQLIGKVKATTAEDYERVMQKATEAFKTFRAMPAPQRGEIVRQFGNKLRELKEPLGKLVSYEMGKSLQEGYGEVQEMIDICDFAVGLSRQLNGQVIPSERPGHVMREQWHPIGVVGIISAFNFPVAVWSWNTALAWICGDVCVWKASEKAPLCSIACQNIIADILKANGLPEGISCIVNGDYRVGEMITTDTRIPLVSATGSTRMGRIVGAKVAERFGKSLLELGGNNAIIITPTADLKVVVPGAVFGAVGTCGQRCTSTRRLIIHESVYDTVRDAIVGAYKQIKLGNPLDEKNHVGPLIDKDAVNTYLSAIEKAKAEGGKVLVEGGVLEGEGYESGCYVKPAIIEAENHFEIVQHETFAPILYLMKYSGEVENAIEIQNGVAQGLSSSIMTNSMKEAEKFLSFAGSDCGIANVNIGTSGAEIGGAFGGEKETGGGRESGSDAWKVYMRRQTNTVNYSDQLPLAQGIKFDL, translated from the coding sequence ATGTCAACAATAGCACAATCAACAGTTGCCGAGCAATTTGGAATGAAAGAAGCATTACAAGTTTTAGGCGTAAAAGAAATAAATGAAGGGACTTCAACAGGAAGTGAGTGGTTTTCTAACGGAGAAATTATCGAAAGTTATTCTCCTGTAGATGGACAATTAATTGGAAAAGTTAAAGCGACAACTGCGGAAGATTACGAGAGAGTAATGCAAAAAGCAACTGAAGCTTTTAAAACTTTCAGAGCTATGCCAGCGCCACAACGTGGAGAAATTGTTCGTCAGTTTGGAAATAAGTTAAGAGAATTAAAAGAACCTCTAGGGAAATTAGTTTCTTATGAAATGGGGAAATCTTTACAAGAAGGTTACGGAGAGGTTCAAGAAATGATTGACATCTGTGATTTTGCAGTTGGTTTATCTCGTCAGTTAAACGGACAAGTAATTCCATCTGAGCGCCCAGGTCACGTAATGCGTGAGCAATGGCACCCAATTGGTGTTGTTGGAATCATTTCTGCATTTAACTTCCCAGTTGCTGTTTGGTCTTGGAATACAGCTTTAGCATGGATTTGTGGTGATGTTTGTGTGTGGAAAGCTTCAGAAAAAGCACCTTTATGTTCAATAGCTTGTCAAAATATAATTGCTGATATCTTAAAAGCAAACGGTTTACCAGAAGGTATTTCTTGTATTGTTAACGGAGATTATAGAGTAGGAGAAATGATTACTACGGATACTCGTATTCCTTTAGTATCAGCTACAGGTTCTACAAGAATGGGTAGAATTGTAGGTGCTAAGGTTGCAGAACGTTTCGGAAAATCATTATTAGAATTAGGTGGAAACAACGCAATTATCATTACACCAACAGCAGATTTAAAAGTAGTTGTTCCTGGAGCAGTTTTCGGAGCAGTAGGTACTTGCGGACAACGTTGTACTTCAACGCGTCGTTTGATTATTCATGAATCAGTTTATGATACAGTTCGCGATGCAATTGTTGGTGCATACAAACAAATTAAATTAGGAAATCCTTTAGATGAGAAAAACCATGTTGGTCCACTTATCGATAAAGATGCAGTAAACACGTATTTATCGGCTATTGAAAAAGCAAAAGCTGAAGGTGGAAAAGTATTAGTTGAAGGTGGCGTTTTAGAAGGCGAAGGATACGAAAGTGGTTGTTATGTAAAACCTGCGATTATCGAAGCTGAAAATCATTTTGAAATTGTACAACATGAAACTTTCGCACCAATTTTATACTTAATGAAATATAGCGGAGAAGTTGAAAATGCAATTGAAATTCAAAATGGAGTTGCGCAAGGATTATCGTCTTCAATCATGACTAACAGTATGAAAGAAGCTGAAAAATTCTTATCATTTGCCGGTTCAGATTGTGGTATTGCCAATGTAAACATTGGAACTTCTGGTGCTGAAATTGGTGGTGCATTTGGTGGTGAAAAAGAAACTGGTGGTGGACGTGAGTCAGGTTCAGATGCTTGGAAAGTTTACATGAGAAGACAAACGAACACGGTTAACTATTCTGACCAATTACCTTTAGCACAAGGAATTAAGTTTGATTTATAA
- a CDS encoding 3-hydroxyanthranilate 3,4-dioxygenase, which produces MAIAKPFNLNKWIEENKHLLQPPVGNKNLYVDSEDYIVMIVGGPNARKDYHYNETEELFYQLEGEITVFIQEKGKKKAMKLKAGDMYLHPAKVPHSPARTEGSVGLVIERKRAGKGFTDGLLWYCDNCNHKLHEVFFELHDIEKDFLPHFKDFYGSEKLRTCDKCGTIMESDKRFTK; this is translated from the coding sequence ATGGCAATTGCAAAACCTTTTAATCTGAATAAGTGGATTGAAGAAAACAAACATCTTCTTCAGCCACCCGTTGGAAATAAAAACTTATATGTAGATTCTGAGGACTACATTGTAATGATAGTTGGCGGACCTAATGCCCGAAAAGATTACCATTACAACGAGACTGAAGAACTGTTTTATCAGTTAGAGGGAGAAATTACAGTTTTTATTCAAGAAAAGGGAAAGAAAAAAGCAATGAAATTAAAGGCAGGAGATATGTATTTACACCCTGCAAAAGTTCCTCATTCGCCAGCTCGAACAGAGGGCTCTGTAGGTTTAGTAATTGAACGAAAAAGAGCAGGAAAAGGGTTTACTGATGGCTTGCTATGGTATTGCGATAATTGTAATCATAAATTGCATGAAGTTTTTTTCGAGTTGCATGATATAGAAAAAGACTTTTTGCCACACTTTAAAGATTTTTATGGTTCAGAAAAATTAAGAACCTGCGATAAATGTGGAACAATTATGGAATCAGACAAAAGATTTACAAAATAA
- a CDS encoding endonuclease/exonuclease/phosphatase family protein, whose product MKFKQLCLFLATFIAINSIAQQKQFKLHTVAFYNFENLFDTIKDPVNYDEEYTPSRGWTSKNYNKKLDNLARVISELGTSDMQKNPPVVIGTCEIENRRVLEDLVNHPKLANLGYSIIHFDSPDKRGIDTGFLYQSKYFTPTSYTNIPLMISKDMLDNKKSKKEDDIDTDDKSIAEEGSNRVYTRDQLLVTGLLDGEEISFIVNHWPSRSGGEKRSSPYREAAGKLNRKIIDSLYKLNPNANIITMGDLNDDPVNKSVKKEVGTVSHKEDIEPFGMYNPMEKLYKNGEGTLGYRDAWNLFDQIILSEPLVRKEKYEKNDFSTWTYWKVGRFIKPYLIQNEGQWKGYPKRNSNGIPGYSDHFAVYVYLIKQAK is encoded by the coding sequence ATGAAATTTAAACAATTATGCCTGTTTTTGGCCACTTTTATTGCGATTAATTCAATAGCTCAACAAAAACAATTTAAGCTACACACAGTCGCTTTTTACAATTTTGAAAATTTATTTGATACTATAAAAGATCCTGTAAATTATGATGAGGAATATACTCCTTCAAGAGGTTGGACTTCAAAAAACTATAACAAAAAATTAGACAATTTAGCTAGAGTGATTTCTGAATTGGGTACTAGTGATATGCAAAAGAATCCGCCAGTTGTAATTGGTACTTGTGAAATTGAGAATAGAAGAGTGCTTGAAGATTTAGTAAATCATCCAAAATTAGCAAACTTAGGATATAGTATCATCCATTTTGATTCTCCAGATAAAAGAGGTATCGATACTGGGTTTTTATACCAATCTAAATATTTTACTCCAACAAGCTATACTAATATTCCTTTAATGATTAGTAAAGATATGTTGGACAATAAAAAGTCTAAAAAAGAGGACGATATTGATACTGACGACAAATCAATAGCTGAAGAAGGTTCAAATAGAGTTTATACGCGTGACCAATTATTAGTTACTGGTTTACTTGATGGTGAAGAAATTAGCTTTATTGTTAATCACTGGCCATCACGTTCAGGCGGAGAAAAAAGAAGTAGTCCTTATCGTGAAGCTGCAGGAAAACTAAATAGAAAAATTATTGATTCTTTATACAAGTTAAATCCTAATGCTAATATTATCACTATGGGCGACTTGAATGACGATCCAGTTAATAAAAGTGTTAAAAAAGAAGTGGGGACTGTTTCACATAAAGAAGATATTGAACCATTTGGAATGTATAATCCGATGGAAAAACTTTACAAAAATGGAGAAGGAACCCTTGGCTATCGCGATGCTTGGAATTTATTTGACCAAATAATTCTTTCTGAACCCTTGGTAAGAAAAGAGAAGTATGAGAAAAATGATTTTTCTACGTGGACATATTGGAAAGTAGGACGTTTTATTAAACCTTATTTAATCCAAAATGAAGGACAATGGAAAGGTTATCCTAAACGTAATTCAAATGGTATCCCTGGTTATAGTGATCACTTTGCAGTTTATGTGTATTTGATTAAGCAGGCAAAATAA
- a CDS encoding carboxypeptidase-like regulatory domain-containing protein → MKKLLFSAVLCLLGFIMHAQQNPALKGKVVDSKSQKPLQNVVATLVSTNVSVVSGVDGTFVFQTLPSNEPVLEISTTGYKTQTFVLEPVEGETLDLGVIALEEDITSELQLSLVTITENDLGDENTGSESTSGLLQASRDTYQQAAAFNWGQARFRIRGLDNQYGTTMINGIVMNKLYDGRPQWSNWGGLNDATRNQEFTMGSAPSDYTFGGILGTQEINTRASHYRPGTRLTFSGTNTNYSWRAMATHASGLNKKGWAFVVSASRRWAQEGHFEGTDYSANSLFASIEKKFNDKHSLNFTSIYAENSRGKSSPNTKEVTDIMGIKYNSYWGWQDGQKRNSRDKDIAEPINMLSHYWKISEKTSLNTNVAYQTGSIGNSRIDFQNANNPDPTYYRNLPSYYLNQFSGDTWTPDYVGAANALTYFEANPQINWNAMYVANQNSSTPGRSVYVLYEDRTDDTQWSANSILNSSLSDNISMNAGASFKRLKSHNFQNLLDLMGGQFFSDIDPFFIGDTSQSDLNNPDRQVVEGDTYGYNYNLYATVFDGFTQFKFNYKKINAYLAQSFSRTEYQREGLYRNGIYANNSYGKSDKVTYENFGFKGGLTYRINGRHMLDFNGLYMTKAPIMRNVFSNARLNNNITPNLTDENIIATDASYIIKAPKFKARLTGFFNKIQNSSEISFYYAESIGDADGEEDSFVSEIVTGLDKQSLGGELGLEYQITSTIKVNASASYGQYIYSDNAKLITNDDNRAAAGLNPLRDFGTVYIKDYRQPGMPQQAYSFGLEYRDPHFWWVGANINYLADSYVDVSSILRTDNFTIDPSTGVNYDGATESSVRDILRQEKFDSFMLLNLIGGKSWRISSKNRNTFGFFASINNLLDVEYITGGFEQSRKATYPDLANDQINGTPSFGSKYFYGYGRTYFVNFYINF, encoded by the coding sequence ATGAAAAAACTTTTATTTAGTGCTGTTTTGTGCTTATTAGGCTTTATTATGCATGCACAACAAAACCCTGCTCTAAAAGGTAAAGTAGTTGATTCTAAATCACAAAAACCACTACAAAATGTTGTTGCTACATTAGTTAGTACAAACGTTTCTGTTGTATCTGGTGTAGATGGTACTTTTGTTTTTCAAACTTTACCAAGTAATGAACCTGTTTTAGAAATTTCTACTACTGGTTACAAAACACAAACATTTGTTCTAGAGCCTGTTGAAGGAGAAACTTTAGATTTAGGTGTAATTGCTCTTGAAGAAGATATTACTTCTGAACTACAATTAAGTTTAGTAACAATTACAGAAAATGATTTAGGAGATGAAAATACTGGTTCTGAAAGTACTTCAGGATTATTACAAGCTTCTAGAGATACATACCAACAAGCTGCTGCCTTTAACTGGGGACAAGCTCGTTTTAGAATTCGTGGTTTAGATAATCAATATGGTACTACAATGATTAATGGTATCGTAATGAATAAATTATATGATGGTAGACCACAATGGAGTAACTGGGGAGGATTAAATGATGCTACTCGTAATCAAGAATTTACTATGGGTTCTGCTCCTTCAGATTATACTTTTGGGGGCATTTTAGGTACTCAAGAGATTAACACTCGTGCTTCACATTATAGACCAGGAACACGTTTAACTTTCTCTGGAACAAATACAAACTACAGTTGGAGAGCAATGGCTACTCACGCTTCTGGTTTGAATAAAAAAGGATGGGCTTTTGTAGTTTCTGCTTCAAGAAGATGGGCACAAGAAGGTCATTTCGAAGGAACAGATTATAGTGCAAATTCACTTTTTGCTTCAATTGAAAAGAAATTTAATGATAAGCACAGCTTAAACTTTACATCAATTTATGCTGAAAACAGTAGAGGTAAATCTTCTCCAAACACTAAAGAAGTTACCGATATTATGGGTATAAAATACAACTCTTATTGGGGTTGGCAAGATGGTCAAAAACGTAATTCAAGAGATAAAGATATTGCTGAGCCAATTAACATGTTATCGCATTATTGGAAAATTAGTGAAAAAACTTCATTAAATACTAATGTTGCCTATCAAACTGGATCAATTGGAAATTCTAGAATTGATTTCCAAAATGCAAACAATCCTGATCCTACATATTATAGAAACTTACCTAGTTACTATTTAAATCAATTTTCTGGTGATACTTGGACTCCAGATTATGTAGGTGCTGCTAACGCATTAACTTATTTTGAAGCAAACCCTCAAATAAACTGGAATGCAATGTATGTTGCAAATCAAAATTCTTCAACTCCTGGAAGAAGTGTATATGTTTTATATGAAGATAGAACTGATGATACTCAATGGAGTGCAAATTCAATATTAAATTCTAGTTTGTCTGATAATATTTCAATGAATGCTGGCGCTAGTTTCAAAAGACTAAAATCACATAATTTTCAAAACTTACTAGACTTAATGGGTGGTCAGTTTTTCTCTGACATTGATCCATTCTTCATAGGAGATACTTCTCAATCTGATTTAAATAATCCTGATCGACAAGTTGTTGAAGGAGATACTTATGGTTATAATTATAATTTATATGCTACTGTATTTGATGGTTTCACTCAATTTAAATTCAATTACAAGAAAATTAATGCATATTTAGCACAAAGTTTCTCTAGAACTGAATACCAAAGAGAAGGTTTATATAGAAACGGAATTTATGCAAATAATTCTTACGGTAAGAGCGATAAAGTTACTTATGAAAACTTTGGTTTTAAAGGTGGTTTAACTTACAGAATCAACGGAAGACACATGTTAGACTTTAATGGTTTATACATGACAAAAGCACCTATTATGAGAAATGTTTTCTCTAATGCTAGATTAAACAATAATATCACTCCAAATTTAACAGACGAAAATATTATAGCTACCGATGCAAGTTATATTATTAAAGCTCCTAAATTTAAAGCTCGTTTAACAGGTTTCTTTAATAAGATACAAAACAGTTCAGAAATTTCTTTCTATTATGCTGAAAGTATCGGAGATGCTGATGGTGAAGAAGATTCATTTGTTAGTGAAATTGTTACTGGTTTAGATAAACAATCTTTAGGGGGAGAATTAGGATTAGAATATCAAATTACTTCTACAATTAAAGTTAATGCTTCTGCTTCATATGGTCAATACATTTATTCAGATAATGCTAAACTTATAACTAACGATGATAATAGAGCAGCTGCAGGTCTTAATCCACTTCGTGATTTTGGAACTGTTTATATTAAAGATTATCGTCAACCAGGAATGCCACAACAAGCCTATTCATTTGGTTTAGAATATCGTGATCCACATTTCTGGTGGGTAGGAGCAAATATTAATTATCTTGCAGATAGTTATGTGGATGTTTCAAGTATTTTAAGAACAGATAACTTCACGATTGATCCTTCAACAGGAGTAAATTATGATGGTGCAACTGAGTCTTCAGTGAGAGATATATTAAGACAAGAAAAATTTGATAGCTTTATGTTATTGAACTTAATTGGTGGTAAATCATGGAGAATTAGCTCGAAAAACAGAAATACTTTTGGATTCTTTGCTTCAATAAATAATTTATTGGATGTTGAATATATTACTGGAGGTTTCGAACAATCTAGAAAAGCAACTTATCCTGATTTAGCAAACGACCAAATAAATGGAACGCCATCATTCGGTTCAAAATATTTCTATGGTTATGGAAGAACATATTTTGTTAACTTCTATATTAATTTCTAA
- a CDS encoding choice-of-anchor J domain-containing protein has product MKKIVKTLIITMSSALVLTSCVKDDDYAIPTLREVFFLENFESIPDANTGNNQFISLTGWSNVSLNSGSELWEARMFDGEKYAQLSAFGTGEPNMDTWLISPAINLDNTSNEAFSFSYKAAYYNGQAVSALISTDYDGSGTITAVNNATWTDLDVTLSDYLTSGYPSNFSNSGALDISGYNGDVYIALRYVGGSSGVTTTYQIDNFKLFENN; this is encoded by the coding sequence ATGAAAAAAATAGTTAAAACTTTAATCATTACCATGTCTTCAGCACTTGTGTTAACAAGTTGTGTTAAAGATGATGATTATGCAATTCCAACACTTAGAGAAGTTTTCTTTTTAGAAAACTTTGAGAGCATCCCAGATGCAAATACTGGAAACAATCAATTTATATCGCTTACTGGTTGGTCTAATGTTTCTTTAAATAGTGGAAGTGAATTATGGGAAGCAAGAATGTTTGACGGTGAAAAATATGCTCAACTTTCAGCATTTGGGACAGGTGAGCCAAACATGGATACATGGTTAATATCACCAGCTATAAACCTAGATAATACTTCAAATGAAGCATTTTCATTTAGTTATAAGGCTGCATATTATAATGGTCAAGCGGTATCTGCTTTAATATCTACAGACTATGATGGAAGTGGAACTATTACAGCAGTAAATAATGCAACATGGACAGATCTTGATGTTACATTATCTGATTATTTAACTTCAGGATATCCAAGTAACTTTTCAAACTCTGGGGCTCTTGATATTTCTGGTTATAATGGTGATGTTTATATTGCTTTAAGATACGTAGGTGGTTCATCTGGTGTTACTACTACATACCAAATTGATAATTTTAAATTATTTGAAAATAATTAA